GACATCCAATAATCTCCAAGTTCTGGATAACATGAGTTATTCGAGAAAGGTAATGGAAAGTAAGATTAAATTGGGAGATTCTATCGCGGAAAAAAAACGTTTGGAACAATCCATTGCGATCGAAGTAGAGAAAGCTAGCGACGTCGTTAAGGAATCCTACGATTTAATCACGATCGGAAGCGGAATGGTTTATTTTCGCTACGAGAGCATGCGCTTGATGAACACCAAAATCCAGGTCGGGGAAGCAAAAAGATCGGACATACTCTTCGCCGAAACCGAACTTGTAGGCGCTCAAGAAAAACTTGTAGATGCAATCGGAAAATATTGCACTTCCGTTTACGAGCTGGAATGGGTCTCGGGTTTGCAGCCCGATTCACTGAAGTTGTTCAAATACAAACCGAATCACGGAAATACGATTCTTCCGTTGATCCTGCAAAATCGACCTATTCCTAAATCGAAAGCGGCCGAGAACTTTAAAGTTAAAGATATCGAAGAATATTTCAATTCCCCGGATACCGATTCCGAAGCGGACAGGGGTTTATTAGATGCATATGATCCCATTAAAAAGAAGTAAACCCATGAAACACAACAAACGATTTAGATATTTATTTTTTTTAATATTATTATTTTATGTAAGTTCCTTTCTGTTCTATTGTAGCAAACTTGAAAATAAGTTCAAAAATTGGATTCCCTTGGACAATAATCCTGCCTCGCCGAAAGTGCTATATTCCATTCCTTCTCCCGGACAAACAGGGGTTTTAAGAGATCAAAAAATCGTGATGACCTTTAACAAACCGATCGACGAACAAAGCTGTATCGGAGCGTTTTCGGTTCAACCCGGGGTGACAGGACTCTTCGAAATCAACGGCAATACTCTGACGTTCACACCGAACAAACGATGGCAAGGTGGTATAACGTATTTGGTGAATCTTTCCAATCGATGCGAGGATCAGGAAGGTAGGGATCTAGAAAAACCGTACAGTATTAGTTTTTCAGTAAGTACGGACGTCCTTCCTCCCGACGTGATTTCGATCGGCGGTCGAAAAAATACGACCGGCTGCCTAAACACAGATCAAATATTAGATTTTATTAATTTTCGTAATAACTTTTACAGCACGACCGACGTTTGCATCAATACTCCGATCGTTGTCAGTTTCACGAAACCGATGGACAGGGGAACTGTGGAGTCAAATTTCCTTACCGTTCCTCAAATGGTGGGTTCGTTTGTTTGGAGCAATAATAACACTGTTTTAACTTTTACCCCAAGAGACGCCCTTACCACAGGGCTTACGTACGTTTTGACTATTTCTCAAACCGCTCAAGATACTTCGGAGAATCCTCTGGGTAAAAATGTCTCCGCAAGTTTTACCGTTGGAACGGAAATTGTTAAGCCCCAAATCTTAATGCAGGACGGATATATACAAAACGCCGCGGGTTGTTCTCCCGGTGTGTTAGCTTCCACATTGTTTCCTGGCGGACTTTTTAATGCAGTCGGTTTGTGTACCGGCGTTGTTCCTGGTTTTCAATCGTCTCCGATTATCATTGATTTTTCGGAAGCGATGAATTTAACGACGACCGATTCGAACATCAACATATCTCCCAATATCAACGGTATCAAAACCTGGTCCGCAAGTCCGAACGGCGCCTGCGGTTCTACTGGGCCCTGCGGAACAACGAGTAGATTGACGTTTACGCCCGTGACTCCCTGGCAGCACTCCGTTACGTACACTGTAACTATTTCCGGTAATTCCACAGACATTGCAGGGAATCTAGTCGGTCAAAATTATTCGTTCTCATTCACGGTAGGCCAAGATTTTCAAATTCCTAGAGTGACCTTTCAAGACGGTTTCATAAATACGGGAGCAGGCTGTGCTCCCGGAACCCTTGCATCTTTGCTTGATCCGATCAATGGAATCCGAGACAAAACGGGAGCCTGTTCCGGTCTTTCACCTGCTTCTACGAACACTCCGATATTCATTCATTTCAGCGAATCTATGATTCAATCCACGATCGAAAATGCGTTGAGTATTTCCCCGAATATCCTTGGAACAAAAACCTGGCTTACAAGCGGAAATGCGTTATGCGGTTCTACGGGTCCTTGCGGAAACGGTAGCCTTTTGGTTTTTACTCCAAGCCAAGACTGGCAAAATACCACTTATACGATTTCGATCCCGGGTTCCGCGATGGATTTAGACGGGAATACATTAGGTTCCTCTTATTCATTTTCCTTCACGTTTGGAATCGATCTGCTTCCTCCTAGAATGGATTTTACGACCGGGCCATTGTTAAGCGACTTGGCTCCCGCCTGTGGAAATTTAGGTCTTACACCGATTCCGAATCTCACTACCAATATCTGTAATCAAACGAACGGAACCAAGTTCAGAGTGCGATTCAACGAACCGATGGACCAAGCCGCCACTACGAACGCTTTTTCACTATCTCCGTCGGTTAACGGTCTCATCACTTGGCCTTCTCCCACCGAATTGCTCTTTACCCCGTCTCAAAATTTGAATTTGTTCGCGCAGTACAAAATCATAATCAGCACGGCGGCCAAAGATCTTGCGGGTAACGCAATGGTTTCCGAATTCATCAGTTTTTTTACCACGGGGAACGGAGGCCCGGTAAACAACGCACCTCCTTCCGTACTAAATGTGTTGTCTGACGTTGCGACGGGGCCCGGAGGTTGCGATGGCGGTATGGACGATCCCTTGTCCGCGTCTTTTGTCGCCGACGTTTGTACAGACAACGTGGGAAGCGGTCAAGGCGCTTCCTTTGAAATCATTTTCAGTAAAAACATGGACCAGAACATAACTTCTCAAGCGTTCTCGATCAGTCCGAACGTTTCCGGTCTTATCTCTTGGACATCTCCGACTACGCTTCGATTCATTGCGGCTCAATCTCTCAATCCGAACACTCAGTACGTGATTTCCATCAGTCAAAACGCCACGGATTCCGGTGGAATTCAAATCCAGAACGGATACGTTCTTTATTTTCTAAGTTCTCCTCTGGGAGGTTTTCCTGCGGTTAATTCGATAGATGTCTTTTCTGGAACTCCGACAAATTGCCAAGCGGGTTTAGGTATCGTTACAAACGTTCTGACGACAACTGTCAACAATGCATGTACTGGAAATTCGGCGGTCAATCCGATCGTGATGACTTTTTCCGAACCAATGAATTCGTCTTCTTTGAGATCCGGATTTTCAATTTCTCCTTCGGTAACGGGACAGTTTTCATTTCCGACCGCAAATCAGATGGTCTTTACTCCGGACGTCGCCTTTCAGTACGGAAAAAGATATAACATTTCTCTTGCAACTTCCATAACAAACACTTCGGGCAAAGGACTTAGGAATCCGGTAAACGCAACTTTTGTTGTGGGTGCTCTGGATTCGAGCCAACCCATTGTGACGGGAATCGATTTTGAAGTCGATGGGGATGGTGATAATTGCAGCGCGATCCCTAACGACGTAATTAACTCTCAAAGCGGTACTCTTACGAATAACGTATGCACCGGCGTTCCGATTGTGATTCATTTCAACGAACCGATGGACCCGGCTTCCACACAAAACGCGTTATCTGTTTCACCCTCTGCGAGTTTTGCTATCACCTTCGCGGGGAACAATATGACTCTAACCCCTTTGATTGCCTTAACTAGCAGACAAAATTACACCTTAACAATTTCCACTTCGGCGAAGGATTTAGCAGGGAATTCTCTACAAAATTCATTTTCTTTAATATTCAGAACAGAGAATGATTCGCCGCAAGTAATAGCAATCGGCAAAGGGAATCAAGCTAACTGTAACAGTCTAACGGTTACGACAGGATGTTGGTGGCAGGCTGGAACTCCCTTTCTTCCGGCGTCCTCTTATTCTTTCACTCCTGGATTGCAGGCTTGTCCCGCGGATTCCGCTTCGGACAATATCGTGATCGTCTTTAATCAACCGATGAACACTGTAAGTACGGTTAATGCGGTTAATATAACGGCCGTCTCTCAAGTTCCGAACAGCGCCTCCTCCATTTATAAGGGAAGATGGGCATGGAGCGATAGCGATCGGGTTTTAACGATTTCGATGACGGACGTTGGTCTAACGTGCGGATTCGATATTCTATTCAATACGGGAATCGGTGGAGCAAACTATCCACTTTATTTGATTCAAATCGATCAGTCGGCCACGAATGCGAATGGGACCGCTTTATCTTCCCAATTCAGCTTTTTCTTCGAAAGCAATTAAAAGAGGATATGATATTATGAAAAAATTTCTCCGATCGATCGTATTACTTTCACTCTCAATGTTTTTTTGCAATTGCACGACAATTGCAAAACTATTCCGTTCGTCCGGAAGTTACCAAGTTTATGTGATGAAGTCCGAAGAAAATTCTTCTTTAGCAATAGGAAAAATTGTAAGTAGAGACGCTAGATTTTCTCCGTATCTTATGGAAAATTTCAAAGATATGCTTCAACTCCATTTAATGGCGGAAGGATATTCCGTTAAGGAAATGCCGGAGGAAAAATCACTGATAAAATTATTTTCTAAAGCGAATTCAAATTCCGAAACGATAGAATCTCTCGAATTGACCAAGAAAAAAGAAACGAAACCCGCCTCTAACGAAATTGATACCACTGAAAACGCCTCGAACTTAAAGGACTTACTTCCGGAAAATCTCCGCCAGGTTTTGGATAAAGGAACAGTAGTAGGATTTTCTAATGTATCGAAGGAAACGCAATTCAGCGATTTTCTTTCCAGCAACGAGATAAAATTTTTATCCGAACAAATAGGAATCCGCTATTTCATTCAAGGAGCAGTGGGCAATAATGATTCCGGAAATTTATTGGAAGAGGATTTCAATTCTTTGGTTTTTCTCAAAGTTTACGATTCGAACGGAGTTTTGAAAGGAGGGATCACCTACGTCGTGAACGGAAGAACCCTAAACGAAGCCAATCTATTAAAAGAAGTCTGCCGTAACATTTCCAATAAGATGAATACTCTCGTAAAACGATGAATACACAAAACACAATTTCACGTAAGAATTTTTTCGTTCCCGTTCTGGTACTCGTTACCGCTACGACCTATTCCTGCAAAAAAGATTCGGAAAAATTCAAGTCGTTACAAAGGGACGCGGATATCGCCTACGTAAAACGGGATTTAAACGGAGCGCTTTCGCTTTATTCGCAGGCGTTGGAAATGGATTCGGACTCGATTAGAACGATGATTATGTTGGGAAAAATTCATTATTATAAAAAAGATTTTGAAAAAGCGGAAGAGATATTCCAAGACGCAGTAAACAAGGATCAATGTAATGCTAACGCCGCATATTGGCTTTCTAAAATCGAAAGTTTACGCAGCGATAATAGGGCGGAAGCGAAAGAGCGTCTTGAATCCATCATCAATCATATTCCCAACAGGTGGGAAGTCGAATATACGCTCGGTACGGTATTGGAATCGGAAGGGAAAATACAGGAAGCACTTTCCTTATACGATCAAGCGAAAGCGGAATCTGCAAAACTCTCCCTTCTATATCTGCGATTGGGAAAAATATACTATAAAGCCCAAAGAAAGGAAGCGGCAAGCCGTTATTTTGAGAAGGCCAGACTCATCTCCGAAGAAAATCCAAGTTCGATCAAAATGATCGAGTCCGAAATAGATAAGGAACAATGAATATGCCCGATTCCAAATTGCAAGCTCTTAGAAATATCTTAAAATCGAAAATCATCAAATCCGCCTTGTTGATCATTTGTATATTTCTATTTTATAAAGTTTTAATATACAATGATTCTAAATCTTTCATAAGGGAGAAAAAAAAGGAAGGAGCATTCGAATTTATCCC
The nucleotide sequence above comes from Leptospira weilii. Encoded proteins:
- a CDS encoding Ig-like domain-containing protein, encoding MKHNKRFRYLFFLILLFYVSSFLFYCSKLENKFKNWIPLDNNPASPKVLYSIPSPGQTGVLRDQKIVMTFNKPIDEQSCIGAFSVQPGVTGLFEINGNTLTFTPNKRWQGGITYLVNLSNRCEDQEGRDLEKPYSISFSVSTDVLPPDVISIGGRKNTTGCLNTDQILDFINFRNNFYSTTDVCINTPIVVSFTKPMDRGTVESNFLTVPQMVGSFVWSNNNTVLTFTPRDALTTGLTYVLTISQTAQDTSENPLGKNVSASFTVGTEIVKPQILMQDGYIQNAAGCSPGVLASTLFPGGLFNAVGLCTGVVPGFQSSPIIIDFSEAMNLTTTDSNINISPNINGIKTWSASPNGACGSTGPCGTTSRLTFTPVTPWQHSVTYTVTISGNSTDIAGNLVGQNYSFSFTVGQDFQIPRVTFQDGFINTGAGCAPGTLASLLDPINGIRDKTGACSGLSPASTNTPIFIHFSESMIQSTIENALSISPNILGTKTWLTSGNALCGSTGPCGNGSLLVFTPSQDWQNTTYTISIPGSAMDLDGNTLGSSYSFSFTFGIDLLPPRMDFTTGPLLSDLAPACGNLGLTPIPNLTTNICNQTNGTKFRVRFNEPMDQAATTNAFSLSPSVNGLITWPSPTELLFTPSQNLNLFAQYKIIISTAAKDLAGNAMVSEFISFFTTGNGGPVNNAPPSVLNVLSDVATGPGGCDGGMDDPLSASFVADVCTDNVGSGQGASFEIIFSKNMDQNITSQAFSISPNVSGLISWTSPTTLRFIAAQSLNPNTQYVISISQNATDSGGIQIQNGYVLYFLSSPLGGFPAVNSIDVFSGTPTNCQAGLGIVTNVLTTTVNNACTGNSAVNPIVMTFSEPMNSSSLRSGFSISPSVTGQFSFPTANQMVFTPDVAFQYGKRYNISLATSITNTSGKGLRNPVNATFVVGALDSSQPIVTGIDFEVDGDGDNCSAIPNDVINSQSGTLTNNVCTGVPIVIHFNEPMDPASTQNALSVSPSASFAITFAGNNMTLTPLIALTSRQNYTLTISTSAKDLAGNSLQNSFSLIFRTENDSPQVIAIGKGNQANCNSLTVTTGCWWQAGTPFLPASSYSFTPGLQACPADSASDNIVIVFNQPMNTVSTVNAVNITAVSQVPNSASSIYKGRWAWSDSDRVLTISMTDVGLTCGFDILFNTGIGGANYPLYLIQIDQSATNANGTALSSQFSFFFESN
- a CDS encoding lipoprotein, yielding MKKFLRSIVLLSLSMFFCNCTTIAKLFRSSGSYQVYVMKSEENSSLAIGKIVSRDARFSPYLMENFKDMLQLHLMAEGYSVKEMPEEKSLIKLFSKANSNSETIESLELTKKKETKPASNEIDTTENASNLKDLLPENLRQVLDKGTVVGFSNVSKETQFSDFLSSNEIKFLSEQIGIRYFIQGAVGNNDSGNLLEEDFNSLVFLKVYDSNGVLKGGITYVVNGRTLNEANLLKEVCRNISNKMNTLVKR
- a CDS encoding tetratricopeptide repeat protein — protein: MNTQNTISRKNFFVPVLVLVTATTYSCKKDSEKFKSLQRDADIAYVKRDLNGALSLYSQALEMDSDSIRTMIMLGKIHYYKKDFEKAEEIFQDAVNKDQCNANAAYWLSKIESLRSDNRAEAKERLESIINHIPNRWEVEYTLGTVLESEGKIQEALSLYDQAKAESAKLSLLYLRLGKIYYKAQRKEAASRYFEKARLISEENPSSIKMIESEIDKEQ